A genomic region of Dictyoglomus sp. NZ13-RE01 contains the following coding sequences:
- a CDS encoding pyridoxal 5'-phosphate synthase lyase subunit PdxS — translation MEILIGTEKVKRGLAQMLKGGVIMDVTNAEQAEIAESAGAVAVMALERVPADIRAQGGVARMADPKKIKEIMSAVSIPVMAKVRIGHFVEAQILEALGVDFIDESEVLTPADEKYHINKHMFKVPFVCGARDLGEALRRIAEGAAMIRTKGEAGTGNVVEAVRHMRQIMDEIRSLALLPDEELVTKAKELGAPLDLVIETKKLGRLPVVNFAAGGIATPADAALMMQLGADGVFVGSGIFKSKDPKKRARAIVLAVTYYNDPYILAEISEDLGEPMPGIDVRQLSDKDLLQVRGW, via the coding sequence GCACAAATGCTAAAAGGTGGAGTAATAATGGATGTAACTAATGCAGAGCAAGCAGAAATTGCTGAAAGTGCAGGAGCTGTTGCAGTTATGGCATTAGAAAGGGTACCTGCGGATATAAGGGCACAAGGTGGAGTAGCAAGAATGGCAGATCCTAAGAAAATAAAGGAAATTATGTCCGCTGTTAGTATACCTGTAATGGCAAAGGTTAGAATTGGGCATTTCGTTGAAGCTCAAATATTAGAAGCCTTAGGCGTTGACTTTATAGATGAAAGCGAGGTTTTAACTCCTGCGGACGAAAAATATCATATAAATAAACATATGTTTAAGGTGCCTTTTGTATGTGGAGCAAGAGACTTAGGAGAAGCTCTAAGAAGAATAGCAGAAGGAGCAGCAATGATTAGAACAAAAGGTGAGGCAGGAACAGGAAATGTGGTTGAGGCAGTAAGACATATGAGGCAAATAATGGATGAGATAAGAAGTCTTGCACTCCTTCCAGATGAAGAATTAGTGACAAAAGCTAAAGAATTAGGAGCTCCTTTAGATCTCGTCATAGAGACGAAGAAGTTAGGAAGACTTCCAGTAGTCAATTTTGCAGCTGGTGGAATAGCAACTCCTGCGGATGCTGCATTGATGATGCAACTTGGTGCTGATGGTGTATTTGTTGGTTCTGGTATCTTTAAATCAAAGGATCCTAAAAAGAGAGCAAGAGCAATAGTTCTTGCCGTAACTTATTACAATGATCCTTATATTCTTGCGGAAATATCAGAAGACTTAGGTGAGCCAATGCCTGGTATAGATGTTAGACAACTTTCAGATAAAGATTTATTACAAGTAAGAGGTTGGTAA
- a CDS encoding pyridoxal 5'-phosphate synthase glutaminase subunit PdxT translates to MKVGILAIQGSVEEHKKSLERLNIESVLVKKAKDLDFIDGLILPGGESTTFLTILKNMDMFDYLGEKIRNGLPIMATCAGLIILAKHIENHPEQETLGVLDITISRNAYGRQRESFVTYLNIPILGDAPFESVFIRAPQILSVGEKVKVHATFNEKPVFVEEGNILGLTFHPELTEDLRIHKYFIQKIS, encoded by the coding sequence ATGAAGGTAGGAATATTAGCAATTCAAGGTTCTGTTGAAGAACATAAAAAATCACTTGAAAGATTAAATATTGAAAGCGTTCTTGTTAAGAAAGCAAAAGACTTAGATTTTATAGATGGATTAATCTTGCCTGGTGGAGAAAGCACAACTTTCTTAACCATATTGAAAAATATGGACATGTTTGATTATTTGGGAGAAAAAATTAGGAATGGACTCCCTATAATGGCAACTTGTGCTGGATTAATTATATTGGCTAAACATATAGAGAATCATCCAGAGCAAGAAACTCTTGGCGTTTTAGATATTACTATATCAAGGAATGCTTATGGTAGACAGAGAGAAAGTTTTGTAACTTATCTAAATATTCCTATTTTGGGAGATGCTCCCTTTGAATCAGTTTTTATTAGAGCTCCTCAAATATTAAGCGTTGGAGAAAAAGTTAAGGTACATGCTACTTTTAATGAAAAGCCTGTTTTTGTGGAAGAAGGAAATATTTTAGGTTTAACTTTTCATCCAGAACTTACTGAGGATCTCAGAATACATAAATACTTTATTCAAAAGATTAGTTGA
- a CDS encoding excinuclease ABC subunit B, producing the protein MLCQNCKKEQAEYFIVINEGDKTKKLSLCRNCFIDIYKKLLGETFNMLLNIFDKNFGDVKRCPTCGRSLDEILESKKVGCFNCVKTFGDEINKLVEKIHGKKVYKGKTPLFHGDKREEILRSKILLSKAIEEEDYEKAAKIRDYLKNLEKG; encoded by the coding sequence ATGCTCTGTCAAAATTGTAAGAAGGAGCAGGCGGAATATTTTATAGTAATAAATGAGGGAGATAAAACAAAAAAACTATCTCTCTGTAGGAATTGTTTTATTGATATTTATAAAAAATTGTTAGGTGAGACTTTTAATATGTTATTAAATATATTTGATAAAAATTTTGGAGATGTTAAAAGGTGTCCTACTTGTGGCAGATCATTAGATGAAATTTTAGAGAGCAAAAAAGTAGGATGCTTTAACTGTGTTAAAACTTTTGGTGATGAAATAAATAAATTAGTTGAGAAAATACATGGCAAAAAGGTCTACAAAGGGAAGACACCTCTTTTCCATGGCGATAAAAGAGAGGAAATATTAAGAAGTAAGATTCTCTTATCAAAAGCTATAGAAGAGGAGGATTATGAGAAGGCAGCTAAGATTAGAGACTATTTAAAAAATTTGGAGAAGGGTTGA
- a CDS encoding ATP-dependent Clp protease ATP-binding subunit ClpC, with translation MMDKLTQRAYRVLLLAQEEARRLNYSTVGTEHILLGLIREEGGVAAQALINLGLDLNYLRAEIERLIGRGDGTSYGALPFTSRAKKVLEYASESAQELNHNYIGTEHLLLGLLKEGEGVAAHVLEEMGVRLEDVTIEILKILGEPIDPSKLRSRGLTTQRKRKPITATLDEFGRDLTQLARQGKLDPIIGREKELERIIQILSRRTKNNPVLVGEPGVGKTAIVEGLAQKIVMNEVPEVLMNKRIVAIDMGTIIAGTKYRGEFEERMQRIIEEVKMAKNVILFIDEIHTLVGAGAAEGAVDAANILKPSLAKGEIQLIGATTPTEYRKYIEKDGALERRFQPVRVMEPTYEETIQILKGLRERYENFHRVKIPDETIEEAVKLSVRYITDRFLPDKAIDIIDEASARVRLMRVKNSAFSNLEKELQRIREQKEIAIKNQNYELAARLRDDERKLEEYIRNLEDTSSVEERVVTPEDVAQVVSIWTGIPVAQLLMEERERLLRMEEELHKRIISQDEAVKVVSKAIRRSRSGLKDPKRPIGAFLFLGPTGVGKTELARALAEYLFGNENALIRLDMSEYMERHTVSRLIGAPPGYVGYEEGGQLTEKVHRRPYSVVLFDEIEKAHSDIFNILLQIMDDGQLTDGQGRKVDFKNTILIMTSNFGAEYFKQESTLGFASKEDREKSFENIKSLIMSEIKKYFRPEFLNRLDEIVFFRPLTRDDLKKIVEILLKPVIERLKEKKITLEVDDEVKAFLVDKGYDPLYGARPLKRTIQAYIEDPLAEYILEGRFNEGDVVRAEFDKENNRIEFKKVTLVANR, from the coding sequence ATGATGGACAAACTAACACAAAGAGCATATAGAGTACTCTTATTGGCACAAGAGGAGGCAAGAAGACTCAACTACTCTACAGTTGGGACTGAGCATATTCTATTAGGTCTTATTCGTGAAGAAGGGGGAGTTGCTGCCCAAGCCCTAATCAACTTGGGATTGGATCTTAATTACTTGAGGGCAGAAATTGAGCGTCTTATTGGTCGTGGAGATGGGACCTCCTATGGAGCACTTCCCTTTACTTCTCGAGCTAAAAAGGTCTTAGAATATGCTTCGGAGTCTGCTCAAGAACTTAATCATAATTACATAGGTACAGAACACTTATTGTTAGGACTATTAAAAGAGGGAGAGGGTGTTGCAGCTCATGTCTTGGAAGAGATGGGAGTAAGGCTTGAAGATGTAACTATTGAAATTTTAAAAATATTAGGTGAACCTATCGATCCAAGTAAACTAAGAAGTAGAGGATTAACCACACAAAGGAAGAGAAAACCAATTACTGCTACTTTAGATGAATTTGGTAGAGATTTAACTCAGCTTGCAAGACAAGGAAAGCTTGATCCCATAATTGGTAGAGAGAAGGAATTGGAGAGAATTATTCAAATACTTAGCAGAAGAACCAAGAATAATCCTGTATTAGTAGGAGAGCCAGGAGTTGGTAAAACTGCTATTGTTGAAGGATTGGCACAAAAAATTGTTATGAATGAGGTACCTGAGGTTCTCATGAATAAGAGAATTGTTGCTATAGATATGGGAACAATAATTGCAGGTACTAAATATAGAGGAGAATTTGAGGAAAGAATGCAGAGAATAATAGAAGAAGTAAAGATGGCAAAGAATGTAATACTCTTTATTGATGAGATACATACCTTAGTTGGAGCAGGTGCTGCAGAAGGTGCAGTGGATGCAGCAAATATTTTAAAGCCATCTTTAGCTAAAGGTGAGATCCAGTTAATTGGAGCAACTACACCTACCGAATACAGAAAATATATTGAAAAAGATGGTGCATTAGAACGAAGATTCCAACCCGTAAGAGTAATGGAGCCAACTTACGAGGAGACTATTCAGATTTTGAAGGGGTTAAGAGAAAGGTATGAAAACTTCCATAGGGTAAAAATTCCTGATGAGACCATAGAGGAAGCAGTTAAACTTTCCGTTAGATATATTACAGATAGATTCTTACCTGACAAAGCTATTGATATTATAGACGAAGCATCAGCGAGAGTAAGGCTAATGAGGGTTAAAAACTCTGCCTTCAGCAATTTAGAGAAAGAATTGCAGAGAATTAGAGAACAAAAAGAAATTGCAATTAAGAATCAAAATTATGAGCTTGCTGCAAGACTAAGGGATGATGAGAGAAAATTGGAGGAGTACATAAGAAATCTTGAAGATACATCTTCGGTGGAAGAAAGAGTTGTTACACCTGAAGATGTAGCTCAAGTTGTATCAATATGGACTGGAATTCCTGTGGCACAACTATTAATGGAGGAAAGAGAAAGACTGCTAAGGATGGAGGAAGAATTACATAAAAGAATTATATCTCAAGACGAGGCAGTAAAAGTTGTATCCAAAGCAATAAGAAGATCAAGATCAGGGTTAAAAGATCCAAAGAGACCTATAGGAGCCTTTTTATTCTTAGGTCCTACTGGTGTTGGAAAGACTGAGCTTGCAAGAGCATTAGCAGAGTATCTCTTTGGAAATGAAAATGCCCTTATCAGACTTGATATGTCTGAATATATGGAAAGACATACAGTTTCAAGATTAATTGGAGCACCACCAGGCTATGTGGGATATGAAGAAGGTGGTCAACTCACAGAAAAAGTACATAGAAGACCTTATTCTGTAGTTCTTTTTGATGAAATAGAAAAGGCTCATTCTGATATATTCAATATACTATTACAGATTATGGATGATGGACAGCTTACAGACGGACAAGGAAGAAAAGTAGACTTTAAGAATACTATACTTATAATGACCTCTAATTTTGGAGCTGAGTACTTCAAGCAGGAATCTACACTAGGCTTTGCTTCTAAGGAAGATAGGGAAAAGTCCTTTGAAAATATTAAAAGCTTAATAATGAGTGAGATAAAGAAATACTTCAGACCAGAATTTTTGAACAGATTAGATGAGATTGTATTCTTCCGTCCATTAACAAGAGACGATCTTAAGAAGATTGTAGAAATATTATTAAAACCAGTTATAGAAAGATTAAAGGAGAAAAAGATCACATTAGAGGTTGACGATGAGGTCAAAGCCTTCCTGGTTGATAAAGGATATGACCCACTATATGGTGCAAGACCACTTAAGAGAACTATTCAAGCCTATATTGAAGATCCATTAGCTGAATATATTTTAGAAGGAAGATTTAATGAGGGGGATGTTGTAAGAGCAGAGTTTGATAAAGAAAATAATAGAATAGAATTCAAGAAGGTGACCTTAGTAGCAAACAGATAA
- a CDS encoding DNA repair protein RadA — MTKLKVKYVCQVCGYESIGWFGKCPNCGTFGSLVEVKEEPSQRKETRLEAKTYYLKDVDLAETKRIISNFKEFDDLLGGGIVPGSLLLLAGEPGIGKSTLLLQLAFSLQENGYNVLYVSGEESLSQIKYRAERISSKIPPVKFLAENNLELILDILNRENFSLVIIDSIQTIYSDEFPTSPGSVVQIRECTSRLMRVAKKKNTALFLIGHITKEGDIAGPKLLEHLVDVVLYLEGERYQELRILRAIKNRFGPTNDLALYEMRNDGLVEVSNVSKKLLEGRNKNISGSLVVPVIEGTKSILVEIQSLISRSNTTFPRRLSIGVDINKLAMIIAILEKKLNLKLFDKDVFFNVIGGIKINEPAIDLGIAFSLISSYYDNVFPEDTVVFGEVGLGGEVRSVSNIEKRIKEAHKLGFKKVILPRTESISKFKDIMLFPISSIEEGAKIVWGRE, encoded by the coding sequence ATGACAAAGCTAAAGGTAAAGTATGTATGTCAGGTTTGCGGTTACGAATCAATAGGATGGTTTGGAAAATGTCCTAACTGTGGTACTTTTGGCTCATTAGTAGAAGTAAAGGAAGAGCCATCACAAAGAAAAGAAACAAGACTTGAAGCTAAAACATATTATTTAAAGGATGTAGACTTAGCTGAGACTAAAAGAATAATAAGTAATTTTAAAGAATTTGATGATTTATTAGGAGGGGGTATTGTTCCTGGTTCTCTCTTACTCCTTGCAGGTGAGCCTGGTATTGGAAAATCTACTTTATTACTTCAGCTTGCGTTTTCTTTACAAGAAAATGGTTACAATGTTCTTTATGTATCAGGTGAAGAATCTTTATCTCAGATAAAATACAGAGCGGAAAGAATTTCATCTAAAATACCTCCTGTAAAATTTTTGGCTGAAAATAATTTAGAACTAATATTAGATATACTAAATAGAGAGAATTTTTCATTGGTTATTATTGACTCAATACAAACTATTTATTCTGATGAATTCCCTACATCTCCTGGTAGTGTTGTACAAATTAGAGAATGTACTTCAAGATTAATGAGAGTTGCAAAGAAAAAAAATACTGCTCTTTTTCTAATTGGGCATATTACAAAAGAAGGAGATATTGCAGGTCCAAAATTATTAGAACATTTAGTGGATGTGGTTTTGTATTTAGAAGGGGAAAGATATCAAGAGCTAAGAATACTAAGAGCTATTAAAAATAGATTTGGACCCACAAATGATCTTGCCCTATATGAGATGAGAAACGATGGTCTTGTGGAAGTTTCTAATGTATCTAAGAAATTATTAGAAGGAAGAAATAAAAACATATCAGGTTCTTTAGTGGTTCCTGTGATTGAAGGGACAAAGTCTATCTTGGTAGAGATACAATCATTAATAAGTAGAAGTAATACTACATTTCCACGTAGGCTTAGCATAGGTGTAGATATAAATAAACTGGCGATGATAATAGCAATTCTTGAGAAAAAACTAAATTTAAAACTTTTTGATAAGGATGTATTTTTTAATGTAATTGGAGGAATAAAAATTAATGAACCTGCAATCGATTTAGGTATTGCATTTTCTTTAATTTCTTCATATTATGATAATGTATTTCCAGAAGATACTGTAGTTTTTGGGGAGGTTGGCTTAGGGGGAGAGGTGCGATCAGTAAGTAATATTGAAAAAAGAATAAAAGAAGCCCACAAACTTGGCTTTAAAAAGGTAATACTACCAAGAACAGAAAGTATTTCAAAGTTTAAAGATATCATGTTATTTCCTATTTCAAGCATTGAAGAGGGGGCAAAAATAGTTTGGGGGAGAGAATAA
- a CDS encoding DNA integrity scanning protein DisA, with amino-acid sequence MMELKKFAINAIKTVAPGTLLREALEQILKAKTGALIVIGDLDKIKPLMNGGFPLDIDFTPNKLYELSKMDGAIILSKDCKKILFANVILLPDSNIPSQETGARHATAERVARQTGQLVISVSQRKDTITLYQNDWKYRLRDVEEILAKSTQALQTLERYRNIFDNLQQRLNTLELENQVTISEVLFYLHRIGMLIAIGKEVETYLLELGNEGRLIELQLETLLAGVYEEGLLVVKDYAKKDDYESIYENLINNFKGDFQTFSIVAGENLGYSKEDINLNITIIPRGYRLLSRLSFIPANVMDNIIKHFGNLPKILESSLEDLDSIEGIGEVRAKRIKEGLLRLQKSVIL; translated from the coding sequence ATAATGGAACTTAAAAAATTTGCTATTAATGCTATTAAAACTGTTGCCCCTGGAACTCTATTAAGAGAGGCTTTAGAGCAAATTTTAAAAGCTAAAACTGGAGCGTTAATTGTTATTGGGGACCTTGATAAGATCAAACCTTTAATGAATGGGGGCTTTCCCTTAGATATTGATTTTACTCCAAATAAATTATATGAGCTTTCAAAAATGGATGGAGCTATTATTTTAAGTAAGGATTGCAAAAAAATTCTTTTTGCAAATGTAATACTTCTTCCTGACTCAAATATACCATCCCAGGAAACAGGCGCGAGGCACGCAACTGCGGAAAGAGTTGCAAGACAGACTGGTCAACTGGTTATTAGTGTATCCCAAAGAAAGGATACAATAACCCTATACCAAAACGACTGGAAATATAGATTAAGAGATGTTGAAGAAATTTTAGCAAAATCAACTCAGGCATTACAAACCTTAGAAAGATATAGGAATATATTTGATAACCTTCAACAAAGATTAAATACCTTGGAGTTAGAAAATCAAGTTACTATTTCAGAGGTACTTTTCTATTTACATAGAATCGGAATGCTTATCGCTATTGGAAAAGAAGTAGAAACTTATCTTTTAGAACTGGGAAATGAGGGTAGATTGATAGAATTACAATTGGAGACTCTACTAGCTGGAGTATATGAAGAGGGGCTTCTTGTGGTAAAGGATTATGCAAAGAAAGACGATTATGAGTCTATATACGAAAATCTTATAAATAATTTTAAGGGAGATTTTCAAACCTTCTCCATAGTGGCAGGAGAAAATTTGGGATATTCCAAAGAGGATATAAATTTGAATATTACTATTATTCCTCGAGGATATAGATTACTTAGTAGATTATCATTTATACCTGCTAATGTTATGGATAATATTATCAAACATTTTGGAAATCTTCCCAAGATACTTGAGAGTAGTTTAGAGGATCTCGATAGTATCGAGGGTATTGGGGAGGTGAGAGCAAAAAGAATCAAAGAGGGACTTCTAAGACTTCAAAAATCAGTAATTCTCTAA
- the ispD gene encoding 2-C-methyl-D-erythritol 4-phosphate cytidylyltransferase codes for MKIIGILLAGGKGRRFGNEDKLLQEIDGKPVIYYSLLVLEKTDGIDEVLLVSDDKKINILKDLVRDWDLRKVKDVIEGGKERQDSVFNAINSISQCDYVLIHDGARPFISVSLVEKIIKEGIEKKAVITAVPVKDTIKLVGSDKRVESTLPREKLWQIQTPQFFEFSIIKAAHENAKKDNFYGTDDAVLVERLGIPVYIIEGEQWNIKITTKEDLELAKCIIKKRYTELA; via the coding sequence ATGAAAATTATCGGAATTTTACTTGCTGGCGGAAAGGGTAGGAGATTTGGAAATGAGGATAAACTGTTACAAGAAATAGATGGGAAACCTGTAATATACTATTCTTTACTTGTTTTGGAAAAAACAGATGGAATTGACGAGGTATTATTAGTTAGTGATGATAAGAAAATAAATATTCTAAAAGATCTTGTAAGGGATTGGGATTTAAGGAAGGTTAAGGATGTAATAGAGGGAGGAAAAGAAAGACAAGATTCTGTTTTTAATGCGATAAATTCCATATCTCAATGCGATTATGTTTTGATTCATGATGGGGCGCGTCCATTTATATCTGTAAGCCTTGTAGAGAAAATTATAAAAGAAGGTATAGAAAAAAAAGCAGTTATAACTGCAGTTCCAGTAAAGGATACTATAAAATTAGTTGGAAGTGATAAAAGAGTAGAGAGTACATTGCCGAGAGAAAAACTTTGGCAGATACAAACTCCTCAATTTTTTGAGTTTTCTATTATTAAGGCTGCCCATGAGAATGCTAAAAAAGATAACTTTTATGGCACCGATGATGCGGTATTAGTAGAAAGATTGGGTATACCTGTTTATATAATAGAAGGAGAACAATGGAATATTAAAATTACTACAAAAGAGGATTTGGAGTTAGCAAAATGCATAATAAAGAAAAGATATACAGAGTTGGCATAG
- a CDS encoding 2-C-methyl-D-erythritol 2,4-cyclodiphosphate synthase, protein MHNKEKIYRVGIGYDIHPFCEGRKLFLGGIEIPFHKGLKGHSDGDVLIHSIMDALLGAMGLPDIGFFFPNTEPKYENIRSTELLKVIRQKIKEGNFYIENIDSMIIAEEPKIMPHRENIIRNLADLLEVPNSTINIKATTNEGLGVIGKGEGIAVFSIALLSKEKNNGE, encoded by the coding sequence ATGCATAATAAAGAAAAGATATACAGAGTTGGCATAGGTTATGATATTCATCCCTTCTGTGAAGGGAGAAAACTATTTTTAGGTGGTATTGAAATTCCCTTTCATAAAGGACTAAAAGGGCACTCGGATGGAGATGTATTAATCCATTCAATAATGGATGCATTATTAGGAGCCATGGGGCTTCCTGATATCGGTTTTTTCTTCCCCAATACTGAGCCAAAATATGAGAATATAAGAAGTACAGAACTTTTAAAGGTAATAAGGCAAAAAATAAAAGAAGGTAATTTTTACATAGAGAATATTGATTCTATGATTATCGCAGAAGAACCCAAAATTATGCCCCATAGAGAAAATATAATAAGAAACTTAGCAGATCTTTTAGAAGTTCCTAATTCAACAATTAATATAAAGGCTACTACTAATGAAGGATTAGGAGTTATTGGTAAGGGAGAGGGAATTGCAGTTTTTTCAATAGCATTATTATCAAAGGAGAAGAATAATGGAGAATAA